The genomic interval ACGTATCAAATCTGTGTATGTGGTCGTTGCCGTAGTTACAACCGCTGATAACGATCACCaactctgcagttcccctcagcgCTATGGAGCAGACAAAGACTACTTCAGATGAATGAGGAAGATGCTCCGAAAACTGCTGGATGGAAATAGGCAATTGTTTGCTAACATGGCGGCCGGTGCTGAGAGACATGGGgcagggggggagaggaggagaggggcagGGGGCACAGCTCCAGgtggaaaagaggaagaagcctTTTTACTTTCTTATTTGTAAGTGCCCGTCTAGCTGTTGGGTTAAAACTCGCAGTTCCTGGGCTGTGCCGCTTTcgtccttcttttttttttttcttctcatattTCTATGTGAGCAACACGTGTTTTTCATTTACAgaccaccttttttttcttctttttttttccactgtagAGGAAACCAGAGAGCAGTTCCTGCCTGTGAGTCATCACTGGTGCCCCAACAAAGTTGCACGCAAAAGCAGTGGCTTCTCTTTTTCACTCCCGACTTATGTATAAAGTTGATTTTGTGTTTTGGACTCCCCAGTTTTTCCTGACATGTCATTCCACCGGATGCTGCAAATGGATCATAAAGTCTGAGTCACATGTCCCGCCTCAGGACACTTCCACAGCGTGAGTTTGCATGactttgttctttgttttcaATGAAGGGGCAGGATTTATGTAAAAATAACATCAATCGGAGTATGTTTTTTTGATTGTTCTTTTTTGATTGAGTAAGTATGACTTAAGTCTTAGACTTATTTCCCCCAACTAAACTGAATCCATTCACTACAAAGCAGTCATTCAGGCTACAGTAATAAGCAATGCTGtgtgaaacagaaacatttctaaaactcctcgttcttttatttatttcccttttctttctccgtcTGCAGCCCAGCCGACATTCCTGTAAAACCAAACTCACGGCTCTGCCGCGTAATTCTCAGCAAAGACACCCGACATCCCACCATGGCAGCTGTAGCGCTCGTCACAGAGAACTTTAAGTTTGTGTCGCTCTTCTTCAAGAGCAAAGATGTGATGATCTTCAACGGTCTGATTGCTCTGGGCACCGTGGCCAGCCAGACTGCATACAACGTTTTCGCCTTCGAATGTCCTTGTTCGTCTGGGAGGAACTACCTCTACGGCCTGGCGACCATCGGCGCTCCGGCGCTGGCATTTTTCCTTGTGGGAATAATGATGAACAACAGCCTTTGGGACCTGGTGTCTGAGTGTCGGCTCAGAAGGTGCCGGAAGCTGTCGGGGGCCTCTGCCTTTGCGCTGCTGGGAACCATCGTCGGTCGAGGTATGGTGGCTCCTATAACGTGGGTAGTTTTCTCATTGCTGCAGGGCCAGGCGTACATGTGTGCCTTCAGCGAGTTCGTGGACCCCGGCACGCTGGAGGGCTTCCCCTCGGGTCAAGGGCGGAAGGTCATGGCGAAATTCCCGTGTCAGGACAGCGTTCCAACAGAGCTGCGAAGCTTCTGGGCCGAAGTTGAGCGACGACTGAAATTTGAATCTCAGGTAGTGgaatgctttattttttatttcttttttgcaagACGGGGCTTCATTTTTGTCAGGACCTgtagtgtttcctgttttattttgaagtccttgtcgctcgtgtcctctgtttctctgcacttcctgtccttgtgattgtctgcccggtccctgattgtttcctcctgtgtccaatcacctgcaccagccctctgtatttaagtcctgtttgtgtcattcccctttgtcggtttgtcttgtctagatcattgaagatcatgtgtgtgagcctgttttgtttgttttgaatcctgttgagcaataaagttgccttttcgagtgttgatggcgtttgggtccagttacctgcagctgcacataacaattGTATCCATACACATTGGTTTAGTGTGGCTATTACAGCTGGGCACATGTAAGGGATGTTAAATATCGATCAAAAATAAAGGCCAGCCGCTACGTTTGATCTTATTCACCATCAAAACCCATGAAAGGAATAACTTACACATGAGGAGttacacttatttgctttctttccaaaataaaagcttgaaACCCATCTCCTAGGGACCTGGAGTGTGGACATAGTTAGCCTATTTTAGCATAAAGAACAGGACTTTTTTTTGGCACGTGTGGAGCAATGACACATATTTGTctacatattttaatatgtaGTCATGATAACATGTTTAGCTTCACGACTAAAATGAAAGACCCAGTGGCATCTCATGACGCTCCCCAGAAATTGTAATTCCATCGTGTTTGGCCACGGTGTAAAATGTGCTTCAAGACCCGGCGTTCTTCCTGCGGGGTTGTTAGAGAGATGGCGAGTAGACAAAGATATTAATATGAACTAGCAAACACGAATCGATTGCCTCAGAACCTGTGTTGACCTCAGTGCTCTCGGTTCTTTTCAGCTGATAGGCTGGCTGCTGGTGGCAGTAATGtcagtgacggtgttcctgATCCTGTGCTTGAAGCGCTGCTCCTCTCCACTCGGCTACCAGCAGGAGAACTACTGGTCCCAGTACCGCTCGAACGAAAAGACCCTCTTCCAGCGCACGGCGGCTGTCCACGCCCGCCTGCTGGCCGCGGAGAACGTTAAGACCTTCTTTGGCTTTGTGGACCTGGCGACGGACGAGAAGGAGCAGCTGGCTGAGCACCAGAGTGCCGGTCCCATCTGCAGCACCAACTGGAACAGGGTGACTGGCGTTTACCTCTACAGGGAGAATAAAGGACTGCCTCTGTACAGCAGGCTCAACAAATGGGCCACGTACAGCTTGGAGAACAATgtggaggccatggagaaggagatggacGTGCTCAGCTGAACGGATCCTTCTGGACACAGCATAAAGGCGTCAGTACACTTCAAACTGAGTGGGTCATCAAATAGCAACTACGGTGCAATCCCCTCTCCTTCGTCTCCTTTCCGACTCCATAACTTTCTCTGACAATTGCAGTAACTTTTCCGAAAACTGTTTCAATGATACCTCATGAGACCCGTTTAGTTTGAAGCATGCCGAGCCCTTTAGTTCATTATCAATACAACTTGTTAATCCTCGGCTATGGAGGGCGGGTTCCACAAAGGCATGGGAGAACGCTACCACTCGTAAAACGTAGTCTGCTTGgtcacatatacacatatgtgtttgtatatgtttgttttgtgccaCTCAAAATTCTCGGAAAAAAGTACCCTTTTGATTTACGGTGTTTCAGTGTGACccaaaaatatgaaattatataAAACGAATACAAACATAGAGCGCACTTCGGTACGTTTACCTACGGTATTAACATGTGGTCTGTGTCTTGATATGCACACCGTGTGTGTTGACAAGACCGCCTGCTCGACCTAATTTGCTAATCAAATTTGATCACAACACAGGTTGAAACGACCAGGTATAAATATGGTGCTAGATAAAGGATTTGACTGGAATCAAGTACAGATTCCTCATTGAAAAGGTTACGTTTGCAATGTTCCTTTTAAAAGTTAAGTTCCTTCATTAATAAAGTCAAAATCAATACGTTTGGCAGTATACTGTTTCTATGGGCTGCATCTCTTCTCCAGTCCAGACATCTCTATAGATGTGACATTGAATGTGGTCCTGATTAAGTCACCTCGTCATTTTTTATGGGTTATGTGACGTTCATGACTCAAACATCTGCTGtggagtcctttttttttagactttttcATCTCTTTCATTACTGTGATTACAATCAAGCGTGGTCTCTTGTCATGCGATCCCCAACATCGAACTTGGGATGGTCCCTGTGTTTCTCTTCGGGCTCTTTACACAAATGTCTAAATGATTGTctaaatgattttttaaatatatatgcgGTGGAAACGTATCAtagtgttctgtttaacttATATTGCTGAAGTCTGAATAGACACGGCACATCTTGACCTCGTCAATATTAAAGTTTatcttattattgttttatgttcaGGGTGctattttgtctttctctcacacCCCCTTACTCGACAGGGCCGCAGACAAACCACCTCCCACAGGCATGCACCAAGGCCTCGGTGCatgaggggaggaaggaggagcaggggggaaGGGCAAACATGA from Cyclopterus lumpus isolate fCycLum1 chromosome 15, fCycLum1.pri, whole genome shotgun sequence carries:
- the LOC117744482 gene encoding calcium homeostasis modulator protein 2-like isoform X1, with product MYKVDFVFWTPQFFLTCHSTGCCKWIIKSESHVPPQDTSTAPADIPVKPNSRLCRVILSKDTRHPTMAAVALVTENFKFVSLFFKSKDVMIFNGLIALGTVASQTAYNVFAFECPCSSGRNYLYGLATIGAPALAFFLVGIMMNNSLWDLVSECRLRRCRKLSGASAFALLGTIVGRGMVAPITWVVFSLLQGQAYMCAFSEFVDPGTLEGFPSGQGRKVMAKFPCQDSVPTELRSFWAEVERRLKFESQLIGWLLVAVMSVTVFLILCLKRCSSPLGYQQENYWSQYRSNEKTLFQRTAAVHARLLAAENVKTFFGFVDLATDEKEQLAEHQSAGPICSTNWNRVTGVYLYRENKGLPLYSRLNKWATYSLENNVEAMEKEMDVLS
- the LOC117744482 gene encoding calcium homeostasis modulator protein 2-like isoform X2 codes for the protein MAAVALVTENFKFVSLFFKSKDVMIFNGLIALGTVASQTAYNVFAFECPCSSGRNYLYGLATIGAPALAFFLVGIMMNNSLWDLVSECRLRRCRKLSGASAFALLGTIVGRGMVAPITWVVFSLLQGQAYMCAFSEFVDPGTLEGFPSGQGRKVMAKFPCQDSVPTELRSFWAEVERRLKFESQLIGWLLVAVMSVTVFLILCLKRCSSPLGYQQENYWSQYRSNEKTLFQRTAAVHARLLAAENVKTFFGFVDLATDEKEQLAEHQSAGPICSTNWNRVTGVYLYRENKGLPLYSRLNKWATYSLENNVEAMEKEMDVLS